In Candidatus Saccharibacteria bacterium oral taxon 488, a single window of DNA contains:
- a CDS encoding transketolase, with the protein MSELTIGRLEERARELRQLVIRQVAAAGSGHVAGPLGFADVMAVLYFQMLRLRPEEPDWSDRDLFVMSNGHYAPLLYAAMAMRGFLSESELMSLRQLGSRLQGHPERVKLPGLETTSGPLGCGLSQAAGMAYYLQHLQSSDRLVYCSLGDGELNEGNIWEAAMFAAKYKLGRLIAIIDRNTIQIGGSTEQVMPLDDLGEKWRSFGWQVQEIDGHDMARIIAAIEAAQAVREQPSMIIAHTIPGRGVDFMEGDYRWHGKAPNAEQAAAALAQLDLSAKKRPEEGMGV; encoded by the coding sequence ATGAGCGAACTCACGATTGGCCGGCTAGAAGAGAGGGCGCGAGAACTACGACAGCTGGTTATTCGTCAAGTAGCAGCCGCCGGCAGCGGTCATGTGGCGGGACCGCTGGGGTTTGCTGATGTGATGGCGGTGTTGTATTTTCAGATGCTTAGATTGCGGCCAGAAGAGCCGGATTGGTCTGATCGCGATCTGTTCGTCATGAGTAACGGCCATTATGCGCCACTGCTATACGCAGCGATGGCGATGCGCGGATTTTTATCGGAATCAGAGTTAATGAGTTTGCGGCAGTTGGGCTCGCGGCTACAAGGGCATCCGGAGCGAGTGAAATTACCAGGGCTAGAGACGACCAGTGGGCCGTTAGGCTGCGGTCTCAGCCAGGCTGCTGGCATGGCGTACTATCTGCAGCACTTACAGAGCTCAGATCGCCTTGTATATTGTAGTTTAGGTGACGGTGAACTTAATGAAGGCAATATTTGGGAGGCAGCGATGTTTGCAGCTAAGTATAAATTAGGTCGCCTAATCGCCATCATTGACCGTAATACTATTCAAATTGGCGGCAGTACTGAGCAGGTCATGCCGCTGGATGATTTGGGCGAGAAATGGCGCAGTTTCGGCTGGCAGGTGCAGGAAATTGACGGGCATGACATGGCGCGAATTATCGCGGCAATTGAAGCAGCACAGGCAGTGCGCGAGCAGCCGAGCATGATCATCGCGCATACGATACCCGGGCGCGGCGTTGATTTTATGGAGGGTGATTATCGGTGGCACGGCAAGGCGCCGAATGCTGAGCAGGCCGCCGCAGCGCTGGCGCAATTAGATCTATCAGCCAAGAAACGGCCAGAAGAGGGGATGGGCGTATGA
- a CDS encoding RpiB/LacA/LacB family sugar-phosphate isomerase, whose protein sequence is MKIYLGSDHRGFALKEKVFAYLAKNGYVVEDVGGRELNPDDDFPQFAAAAALRVIGDDSDGNPRAILICGGGQGMCMAANRFKGIRASVIWDAHEARMTRRDNNSNVLCLPARVLEDNEVAWKGIVETWLNTAYADAPRYNRRNAQLDEIV, encoded by the coding sequence ATGAAGATTTATCTTGGTTCAGATCATCGCGGCTTTGCATTGAAAGAAAAAGTATTTGCGTATTTGGCAAAGAATGGTTACGTGGTCGAAGATGTCGGTGGTCGTGAGCTCAATCCTGATGATGATTTTCCGCAGTTTGCAGCGGCAGCGGCGCTGCGGGTGATTGGTGATGATAGTGACGGTAACCCACGGGCGATTTTAATTTGCGGCGGGGGTCAAGGTATGTGCATGGCAGCGAACCGTTTCAAGGGGATCCGCGCCAGTGTTATCTGGGACGCACATGAGGCGAGGATGACCCGGCGTGATAATAATTCGAATGTACTGTGTCTACCAGCCAGGGTTCTCGAGGATAACGAAGTTGCCTGGAAGGGCATTGTTGAAACGTGGCTCAATACTGCATACGCGGATGCCCCGCGGTATAATCGGCGCAATGCGCAACTGGATGAAATCGTATGA
- a CDS encoding HNH endonuclease, whose protein sequence is MATGKIRRRQIMVLLVMAVVGAVVWAVQLQQPRVAPTSPSMQQQLFGDSNAQAELAKLEVKGRAPKTGYSRKQFSDGWGKMSGCSVREVILARDLTETKIDDKCRVLAGTLRDPYTGRTIKFQRGPETSSKVQIDHVVALSDAWQKGAQQLPREEREKLANDPLNLLAADGPANQAKGDGDAATWLPPNKPFRCQYIERQVAIKRKYRLWVTNAEKEAMGKVLASCGST, encoded by the coding sequence ATGGCAACGGGGAAAATAAGGCGTCGGCAAATCATGGTACTGCTTGTCATGGCGGTGGTGGGTGCAGTAGTGTGGGCGGTGCAACTGCAGCAGCCGCGGGTCGCGCCGACTTCGCCGTCTATGCAGCAGCAATTGTTTGGTGATTCAAACGCTCAAGCGGAGTTAGCTAAACTAGAGGTTAAAGGTCGCGCACCTAAAACGGGCTACAGCCGCAAACAATTTAGTGATGGTTGGGGTAAAATGAGTGGCTGCTCGGTGCGTGAAGTAATTTTGGCGCGGGATCTAACGGAAACAAAAATTGACGATAAATGTCGCGTGCTGGCCGGGACACTACGTGACCCGTATACCGGCCGAACGATCAAGTTTCAGCGCGGGCCAGAGACCTCGTCGAAAGTACAAATCGATCACGTGGTGGCGTTGAGTGATGCGTGGCAGAAAGGTGCACAGCAACTACCACGTGAGGAACGAGAAAAATTGGCAAACGATCCGCTGAATTTGTTGGCCGCTGATGGTCCGGCCAACCAAGCCAAAGGCGATGGCGACGCCGCAACCTGGCTGCCTCCTAACAAACCGTTTCGCTGTCAGTACATTGAACGACAGGTAGCGATCAAGCGTAAATATCGTCTGTGGGTAACAAATGCAGAAAAAGAGGCGATGGGCAAGGTGTTGGCCAGCTGCGGCTCGACGTGA
- a CDS encoding M1 family metallopeptidase, with translation MKTVPRLLDTFIPHHYTLTLDLTHAEEKVFSGTVIISGESTNELISLHTKDLTIHSALIDDQPAEFSHDEFDELRLSRPDLSSGQRTVRVEFSGTITDAMHGLYPCYFTHNGVKKQLLATQFESHHAREVFPCVDEPAAKATYDVTLVTAPELTVLGNMPVAKSSKDDGVLTTTFATTPRMSSYLLAFVVGELHKKTARTSSGVEVNVWATPAQSEETLDFALDIATHSIDFYDEYFGVPYPLPKSDHVALPDFSSGAMENWGLITYRESCLLADPKLTPESSKRFIATVIAHELSHQWFGNLVTMQWWNDLWLNESFANMMEYVAVDALHPEWRMWEEFATSEVTAALRRDSLDGVQPVQADVNHPDEISTLFDPAIVYAKGGRLLVMVRRLIGEEAFRAGLKSYFEKFAYQNTVGNDLWQELETASEQPIVDLMNTWISQPGLPIIQVEQDSSDRQPTATLRQERFFIGDHQPSDVLWPIPLFANQPLDDILTEREKTFTINSDVRLNCGLNGHFVTHYDSVMRDRLIEKAAELPTLDKICLLQDMTLLTRAGRESSAALLPLVCVFQHETNEKVFSMAAGALAELRKFVDDNEAGRARLKQISAEFAHDTFMELGWDERSGESDDDRERRTAALGLMLYGEDSVALTEAKRRFDETDPDDLPAEIRPLIINANVRQFETPEMIDKLFTIYQNTPSADLQVDIALSLTSTKNPATTEQILTAIKDTTIIRPQDASRWFIYLIRTRENRQIAWNWLKENWSWVKDTFGGDKSYDTFIRYAASALLTRDELNDFTEFTTPLRAEPALTRTIDLGIREIAGRVALIERDQAAVIDALNK, from the coding sequence ATGAAAACAGTTCCACGCCTACTCGACACCTTTATACCACATCATTACACATTAACTCTCGATCTGACGCACGCTGAAGAAAAAGTGTTTTCTGGCACGGTAATCATTTCTGGCGAGTCAACTAATGAATTAATTTCGCTACACACCAAAGACTTGACCATTCATTCAGCGTTAATTGACGATCAGCCAGCTGAGTTTTCCCATGATGAATTTGATGAGCTGCGCCTATCGCGCCCAGATTTATCCAGCGGCCAGCGCACCGTTCGTGTTGAGTTTTCTGGCACTATCACCGACGCCATGCACGGGCTGTATCCGTGCTACTTTACCCACAACGGCGTGAAAAAGCAGCTGCTTGCCACCCAGTTTGAATCACACCATGCCCGGGAAGTGTTCCCGTGCGTTGACGAGCCAGCTGCCAAAGCCACCTATGACGTCACGCTTGTGACTGCTCCGGAACTAACCGTCCTAGGCAACATGCCCGTCGCCAAATCTTCTAAAGACGACGGCGTGCTAACAACCACCTTCGCCACCACACCACGGATGAGCAGCTACTTACTGGCTTTCGTTGTCGGCGAACTACACAAGAAAACTGCCCGCACTAGTTCTGGCGTCGAGGTAAATGTCTGGGCCACACCAGCTCAGAGCGAGGAGACCCTAGATTTTGCGCTGGATATCGCCACTCACTCAATTGATTTTTACGATGAATATTTTGGCGTGCCATATCCGCTGCCAAAATCCGATCACGTAGCGCTGCCAGATTTCTCTTCGGGCGCCATGGAAAACTGGGGACTCATCACCTACCGCGAAAGCTGCCTGCTGGCTGACCCGAAATTAACGCCGGAATCGTCCAAACGCTTTATCGCCACCGTCATCGCTCACGAACTCAGCCACCAGTGGTTTGGCAACTTAGTGACCATGCAGTGGTGGAATGACCTGTGGCTGAACGAAAGTTTCGCTAACATGATGGAATACGTGGCGGTCGACGCGCTACACCCTGAGTGGCGGATGTGGGAGGAATTTGCGACAAGCGAGGTCACCGCGGCACTGCGGCGCGATAGCCTGGACGGTGTACAGCCAGTGCAGGCCGACGTTAATCATCCGGATGAGATCAGCACGTTGTTTGACCCAGCAATTGTCTATGCAAAGGGCGGGCGTCTACTGGTGATGGTACGGCGGCTGATCGGCGAGGAGGCGTTTCGTGCAGGGCTGAAGTCATATTTTGAAAAATTTGCTTACCAAAACACTGTTGGTAATGATTTATGGCAGGAGCTAGAAACCGCCAGCGAACAGCCGATTGTTGACTTGATGAACACTTGGATTTCGCAGCCAGGTTTGCCGATTATACAGGTCGAGCAAGATAGTTCTGATAGACAACCTACCGCCACCCTGCGCCAGGAACGCTTTTTCATCGGTGATCATCAGCCGTCCGACGTCCTGTGGCCGATTCCGCTGTTCGCCAATCAGCCGCTTGATGATATTCTGACCGAGCGCGAGAAAACATTTACGATAAATAGCGACGTTCGACTGAACTGCGGACTGAACGGACATTTCGTAACGCATTACGACTCAGTAATGCGAGACCGATTGATCGAAAAGGCGGCAGAATTACCGACATTAGATAAAATTTGCTTACTGCAAGACATGACGCTGCTAACACGGGCTGGACGAGAAAGTTCGGCGGCGCTGCTACCGCTGGTATGCGTTTTTCAGCACGAGACCAATGAGAAGGTTTTTAGTATGGCGGCCGGTGCGCTGGCGGAATTACGGAAATTTGTTGACGATAACGAAGCAGGACGTGCTCGGCTCAAGCAGATTTCTGCTGAATTTGCCCACGATACCTTCATGGAACTTGGCTGGGATGAACGGAGCGGCGAGTCTGATGATGATCGCGAGCGGCGCACGGCAGCGCTGGGTTTGATGTTATATGGTGAGGATTCAGTAGCGCTCACGGAGGCCAAACGACGCTTTGACGAAACCGACCCAGATGATTTACCGGCCGAAATTCGCCCGCTGATCATCAACGCCAATGTCAGACAGTTTGAGACGCCAGAAATGATTGACAAGCTTTTTACGATATATCAGAATACGCCGTCAGCCGACCTGCAGGTTGATATCGCACTAAGCTTGACCTCGACGAAGAATCCAGCAACTACCGAGCAAATTTTAACAGCGATCAAGGATACTACTATCATACGTCCACAAGATGCCAGCCGCTGGTTTATTTATCTGATCCGTACGCGGGAAAACCGGCAAATTGCTTGGAATTGGCTGAAAGAAAATTGGTCGTGGGTGAAAGATACCTTTGGCGGCGATAAAAGCTACGATACTTTTATCCGCTACGCCGCCAGCGCTCTGTTGACCCGCGATGAGTTAAACGATTTCACCGAATTTACCACGCCGCTGCGCGCCGAACCAGCCCTGACCCGCACCATTGATCTGGGCATCCGCGAAATCGCTGGCAGAGTAGCACTGATTGAGCGGGATCAGGCCGCGGTTATTGATGCGCTTAATAAGTAA
- a CDS encoding ribonuclease HII, giving the protein MILGIDEVGRGPWAGPLVVGAVILGGAEIEGLDDSKKLTKKRRETLDEVIREQAAAWALGWVSASELDDVGMSQALRLATRRAVKQIQSQCKANNVAFDEIIIDGTVNFLADTALERYVTVMAKADGLIPGVSAASIIAKVARDQFMAEQDVVYPGYGFASNAGYGVAKHRVAIERLGVTPLHRLSFAPLQKYVGSMKSQNLHQKKSSALPNESPVGYPQKIIRDPRKVAQIFSEDITPVDFVDTEDVMQIDVPNTAPETEKLATTRQIGDRGEQAAADWLTTDGHEIIARNWRTRYCEIDIVSMKDDVLYFTEVKYRKNSRYGDGLAAITNKKQRQMRFAAELFMIKHPQHEGRDMRMLAIAVDRDYNAECLVV; this is encoded by the coding sequence ATGATTCTCGGCATTGATGAAGTTGGACGCGGGCCATGGGCGGGGCCGCTGGTGGTCGGTGCGGTGATTTTGGGCGGTGCCGAGATTGAGGGTTTGGATGATAGTAAAAAGTTGACTAAAAAACGCCGCGAGACGCTGGACGAGGTAATTCGTGAGCAGGCGGCTGCCTGGGCGCTAGGCTGGGTGAGTGCCAGTGAATTGGACGATGTTGGCATGAGCCAGGCATTACGGCTGGCGACGCGGCGGGCGGTGAAGCAAATTCAGTCGCAGTGTAAAGCGAATAATGTGGCGTTTGATGAAATTATCATTGACGGGACGGTTAATTTTTTGGCGGATACGGCACTGGAGCGATACGTGACGGTGATGGCCAAGGCCGATGGTTTGATCCCCGGCGTGTCGGCGGCGTCGATTATCGCCAAAGTAGCGCGTGACCAGTTTATGGCTGAGCAAGACGTGGTCTATCCGGGGTACGGCTTTGCGTCAAATGCTGGCTATGGCGTGGCCAAGCACCGCGTGGCGATTGAGCGGCTGGGTGTGACGCCGCTGCATCGGTTGAGCTTTGCGCCGCTACAAAAGTATGTGGGTAGCATGAAGTCACAGAATCTGCACCAGAAAAAGTCAAGTGCTCTACCGAATGAGTCGCCTGTCGGATATCCTCAGAAAATAATTCGGGACCCACGTAAAGTTGCCCAAATTTTTTCCGAGGATATCACTCCAGTCGATTTTGTAGACACCGAAGATGTTATGCAAATCGATGTACCAAATACCGCTCCAGAAACGGAAAAATTAGCAACAACTCGCCAAATTGGGGATAGGGGTGAACAGGCCGCCGCAGATTGGCTGACGACTGATGGTCATGAGATTATTGCCCGCAACTGGCGGACGCGGTACTGTGAAATCGATATTGTTAGCATGAAAGATGATGTGCTGTATTTCACCGAAGTCAAATATCGCAAGAATTCCAGATATGGTGATGGCTTGGCGGCGATTACCAACAAAAAACAGCGACAAATGCGCTTTGCAGCTGAGCTATTTATGATAAAACATCCGCAACACGAGGGGCGTGATATGCGGATGTTAGCTATAGCTGTCGACAGGGATTACAACGCCGAATGCCTAGTGGTGTAG
- a CDS encoding 50S ribosomal protein L19 — MSFELINKVNQAQKKQAVVDVRSGDTVRVYQKIKEGNKERIQMFEGVVIRTDNKQSHTSRITVRKIASGVGVEKSFLLHSPLIEKVEIVRRAKVRRKFLSFLRKRSGKSARLTAKNFDRVAVNNVHDAKAEAEAERLKEEAAQAAAAKQAEKDAAQAELDAKAAEVATRHKEA; from the coding sequence ATGAGTTTTGAACTAATCAACAAAGTCAATCAAGCACAGAAAAAGCAAGCAGTTGTTGATGTCCGCAGTGGTGACACCGTGCGTGTGTACCAGAAAATTAAGGAAGGCAACAAAGAGCGTATCCAGATGTTTGAAGGTGTGGTTATTCGCACCGACAACAAACAGTCACACACCTCACGCATCACCGTTCGTAAAATTGCTTCAGGTGTTGGTGTGGAAAAATCATTCTTGCTGCACAGCCCGCTGATCGAGAAAGTGGAAATTGTCCGCCGCGCTAAGGTTCGCCGCAAGTTCCTCAGCTTCTTGCGTAAGCGCTCTGGTAAATCAGCTCGCTTGACTGCCAAAAACTTTGACCGCGTAGCTGTCAACAACGTGCATGACGCCAAGGCTGAAGCAGAAGCTGAACGCTTGAAAGAGGAGGCCGCACAGGCTGCCGCTGCCAAGCAAGCCGAAAAAGACGCTGCTCAGGCAGAACTTGACGCCAAGGCTGCCGAGGTCGCAACTCGCCACAAAGAAGCGTAA
- a CDS encoding NADP-dependent malic enzyme yields the protein MDYNTLALELHKKYKGKITTSLRDQEKLDRDKLSAYYSPGVGAVSQAIAENPADLPKYTWTNNLVGVISDGSAILGLGDLGPKAAMPVMEGKALLFKHFANVDAVPVVLDVHQPEEIITAIKAIAPSFGAINLEDIAAPKCFEIEERLKAELDIPVFHDDQHGTAVVVLAGLINAAKLTRRNLADCKFVVIGAGAAGTAIIKLLHLYGARNIMAVDSRGIVGASRTDLNAEKTALLEYVDASQSGSIDDAITDADVFIGVSRAGLLTPALVQKMAEDPIIFALANPVPEIMPDVAREAGVAVIATGRSDFPNQINNSLAFPGIFRGALDHSVKKITDQHKLAAAKALAALVENPTADEVIPSPFDERVPSTVARVIT from the coding sequence ATGGATTACAATACACTAGCACTTGAATTACACAAGAAATATAAGGGTAAAATTACCACTAGTTTGCGTGACCAGGAGAAACTGGACCGTGACAAATTAAGCGCCTATTACAGCCCAGGCGTGGGTGCGGTCAGCCAGGCGATTGCCGAAAACCCAGCGGATTTACCAAAGTACACCTGGACGAATAATCTAGTCGGCGTGATTTCTGACGGCTCAGCGATTTTAGGCTTGGGCGATTTGGGACCGAAAGCCGCCATGCCGGTGATGGAAGGCAAGGCGCTGCTGTTCAAGCATTTCGCTAATGTCGACGCTGTGCCGGTTGTACTGGACGTTCACCAACCAGAAGAAATTATTACTGCGATCAAGGCAATCGCACCGAGCTTTGGGGCGATTAACCTAGAAGACATCGCCGCACCGAAATGTTTTGAGATTGAAGAGCGCCTGAAAGCTGAACTGGACATCCCCGTGTTTCATGACGACCAGCACGGTACCGCAGTCGTGGTATTGGCGGGGCTGATCAATGCCGCGAAATTGACGAGACGAAATTTGGCAGACTGTAAATTTGTAGTCATTGGCGCGGGTGCAGCCGGTACAGCCATCATCAAATTATTGCACTTATACGGCGCGAGGAACATCATGGCAGTAGATAGCCGCGGCATTGTTGGTGCGTCTCGCACTGATTTGAATGCGGAAAAAACTGCACTGTTAGAATACGTCGACGCTTCACAATCCGGCTCCATTGACGACGCCATCACCGATGCTGACGTGTTCATCGGTGTGTCGCGCGCTGGGCTGCTCACACCTGCATTAGTGCAGAAAATGGCCGAGGATCCAATCATCTTTGCCCTGGCAAACCCGGTACCAGAAATCATGCCAGACGTCGCCCGAGAGGCGGGCGTAGCAGTCATCGCTACTGGCCGCAGCGATTTTCCAAACCAAATTAATAATTCCTTGGCCTTCCCAGGCATCTTCCGCGGGGCGCTCGATCATAGTGTGAAAAAAATCACCGACCAGCACAAACTCGCAGCAGCCAAAGCACTGGCGGCACTAGTTGAAAACCCAACGGCCGATGAAGTCATTCCTTCGCCATTTGATGAGCGAGTGCCGTCAACCGTCGCTCGTGTTATCACATAA
- a CDS encoding type II/IV secretion system protein, whose protein sequence is MDEDRIQQQRRDQDEDATRKRAAILGLQYLDAREFEQTIPLIRDILTIEEMYNGHVVPLAINPDEQSYRFGITSQTPQSLVATMTNNYREQGIIAKFFLISASGFRSLMLRFDPPKKVIYDNIEIAKEGDSDTLQQVSQTLATVGTNDVFNYLIDQADRLNASDIHIENQRDTIRVRMRVDGALHSVAELGRDRYRVIMAALASRANISTASNEPQSGHMQQEIHRDGISHLLNLRVEAVPTMYGQDVVLRLFNFDTSMLNLDLLSIGAAERAQIDEIISHPRGLVLLVGPTGSGKSTTLYSILNALNTPDRKVITLEDPVENTIPGITQIPIDTTAGQRFDDGLRSVLRLDPDVVMVGEIRDQETAKTAIQASITGHLVLSSFHANSTSAAFSRIIDMIGQNPIFSSAVRLLIAQRLVRRLHDESKEEYEPDEATRNWVKEVLRDLPSHVDCPDLDTFKLWRPVATDEVPFGYKGRIPVMEQLVVTEEIQKFLRGDIADVHTEAIEATAKKHGMVTLLQAGVLAALRGETTLEEVNRVI, encoded by the coding sequence ATGGATGAAGATCGAATTCAACAACAACGTCGCGATCAAGATGAAGACGCGACCCGGAAACGAGCGGCGATTTTAGGCCTGCAGTATCTGGATGCTCGCGAGTTTGAGCAGACAATTCCGCTGATTCGTGATATTTTGACGATTGAAGAGATGTATAACGGACACGTTGTGCCGCTGGCGATAAACCCTGACGAGCAGTCATATCGGTTTGGCATTACGTCACAGACACCACAATCATTAGTAGCAACGATGACTAATAACTACCGCGAGCAGGGTATTATTGCTAAGTTCTTTCTAATATCGGCCTCGGGCTTTAGGTCGTTAATGCTGCGATTTGATCCGCCAAAGAAAGTGATTTATGATAATATCGAAATTGCCAAAGAGGGTGATAGTGACACACTCCAGCAGGTCAGCCAGACATTAGCGACCGTCGGCACGAACGACGTGTTTAACTATTTGATCGATCAGGCGGATCGGCTGAATGCGTCGGATATTCATATTGAGAATCAGCGCGATACTATTCGGGTGCGGATGCGCGTTGATGGCGCGCTGCACTCGGTGGCGGAGCTGGGCCGTGATCGTTATCGAGTTATCATGGCAGCGCTGGCTTCGCGAGCAAATATTTCGACGGCGTCCAATGAGCCGCAGTCGGGGCACATGCAGCAAGAAATCCATCGTGACGGTATATCACACCTCCTTAACCTCCGTGTCGAAGCAGTGCCAACCATGTATGGTCAAGACGTAGTGCTGCGCTTATTTAATTTTGACACCTCGATGTTGAACCTAGACTTGCTCAGTATCGGTGCGGCTGAGCGGGCGCAAATTGATGAGATCATTTCCCATCCGCGTGGTCTGGTGCTGTTAGTTGGGCCAACTGGCTCGGGTAAGTCAACGACTTTGTACAGCATTCTCAATGCGCTCAATACGCCGGATCGTAAAGTGATTACACTGGAAGACCCAGTAGAAAATACCATTCCCGGCATTACGCAGATCCCGATTGATACGACGGCTGGCCAGCGGTTTGATGATGGGCTGCGTAGTGTGCTGCGCCTCGACCCGGACGTGGTGATGGTTGGCGAGATCCGTGATCAGGAAACGGCCAAGACAGCAATTCAGGCGTCGATTACCGGGCATCTGGTGCTGTCAAGCTTTCATGCTAACTCGACGTCAGCGGCATTTAGTCGAATTATTGATATGATCGGGCAGAATCCAATTTTTAGTTCAGCGGTGCGCCTATTGATCGCTCAGCGGCTGGTGCGGCGCCTGCATGATGAGAGCAAGGAAGAGTATGAACCAGATGAGGCAACACGCAACTGGGTAAAGGAGGTCTTGCGGGATCTACCGTCACATGTTGATTGTCCTGATCTTGATACGTTCAAGCTGTGGCGACCCGTGGCGACCGACGAGGTGCCGTTTGGCTATAAGGGGCGTATCCCGGTAATGGAGCAATTGGTGGTGACTGAGGAAATTCAGAAGTTTCTACGTGGCGATATTGCTGATGTGCACACCGAGGCGATTGAGGCTACAGCCAAGAAACATGGCATGGTGACGCTGCTGCAGGCGGGCGTGCTAGCGGCTTTGCGCGGCGAGACGACACTTGAGGAAGTTAATCGAGTTATCTAG
- a CDS encoding RNA methyltransferase, whose amino-acid sequence MPEITLLMHNIRSTYNVGAIMRTAEGFGVRQIIFSGYTPYPDLRLADPRSIDPRLPHITERLTAQIHKTALGAETMLPFSYVVDIHQWLAENASRERLPVIALEQSASSTELNTFRPPTRFALLLGEEVYGIEPDILARCDHIVEIPMRGAKESFNVSVAAGIALYGLCFSLNITPG is encoded by the coding sequence ATGCCAGAAATTACCCTCCTCATGCACAATATTCGCTCGACGTACAATGTCGGTGCAATTATGAGAACAGCCGAAGGCTTTGGCGTCAGACAAATTATCTTTAGCGGCTATACGCCGTACCCCGATTTACGATTAGCCGATCCCCGGTCTATCGATCCAAGGCTGCCGCACATTACCGAAAGGTTGACCGCCCAGATTCACAAGACTGCGCTAGGCGCAGAAACAATGCTGCCCTTTAGCTACGTAGTTGATATTCACCAGTGGTTGGCGGAGAATGCCAGCAGGGAACGCTTACCTGTGATTGCCCTAGAGCAGTCAGCGTCGAGTACAGAGCTCAATACGTTCCGGCCACCAACCCGCTTTGCCCTACTCCTCGGCGAGGAGGTCTATGGCATTGAGCCGGACATTCTAGCGCGGTGCGATCACATTGTCGAAATCCCCATGCGGGGTGCTAAAGAGTCATTTAATGTCTCAGTTGCGGCCGGTATCGCACTCTACGGCCTCTGTTTTTCGCTAAATATAACCCCGGGCTAG
- the rpsJ gene encoding 30S ribosomal protein S10 — protein MAQDTGIKIRIRLKAYDHKVIDQSAKQIIDTAIRTGASVAGPVPLPTRRSTYTVVKSPHVYKMGGESYEMRTHKRLIDITNATPKTIDSLQNLSLPAGVDAEIRM, from the coding sequence ATGGCTCAAGACACTGGTATTAAGATTCGTATTCGCCTGAAAGCGTACGACCATAAAGTCATCGACCAGTCAGCAAAACAAATTATCGATACGGCAATTCGCACCGGCGCGAGCGTAGCTGGCCCTGTGCCGCTGCCGACTCGTCGCAGCACCTACACGGTGGTAAAGAGCCCGCACGTCTACAAAATGGGCGGCGAGAGTTACGAGATGCGCACCCATAAGCGCCTTATTGACATTACCAATGCCACACCAAAAACGATTGATAGCCTACAGAATCTGAGCTTACCGGCTGGTGTTGACGCTGAGATTCGGATGTAA